A part of Uloborus diversus isolate 005 chromosome 6, Udiv.v.3.1, whole genome shotgun sequence genomic DNA contains:
- the LOC129224222 gene encoding CBY1-interacting BAR domain-containing protein 1-like, translated as MSLDLRSSELEYSFLKERISSTEKHISAISYNISSYLAQQAHVRDSGDKLAKTIDQFGSKETLNRTLRAALAEFSDILSTVQEYRETQIRRTEAKVVVQLSKYDNICKLAKDDLKKCCDARSKELKKQNCLEKARSKNPSNWRKIVEKEVSEAQDLSNRTSWNLLKQMDHFEKQKLEDMKNAFLEFIKIEMLFNCKCIELYTKAFNVVKSIDSEEDLKDSSINIKETIFTQSTEVLTSSDNIIITQSKRELTEVIIAVENSAAVVPYVKGISNLGSILNCQCKLDTNALLL; from the exons ATGAGTTTGGATTTGCGATCaag TGAATTGGAATATAGTTTCCTCAAGGAAAGAATAAGTAGTACTGAAAAGCATATTTCTGCAATCAGTTACAATATTTCGTCGTATCTCGCACAGCAAGCCCACGTGAGAGATTCAGGGGATAAACTTGCCAAAACCATTGATCAGTTTGGATCAAAGGAAACATTGAATAGGACTTTGCGGGCAGCCCTGGCAGAATTTTCCGATATCCTGTCAACCGTTCAGGAATATAGAGAAACACAA ATTCGCCGAACAGAAGCAAAAGTAGTTGTCCAATTATCCAAGTATGATAATATTTGCAAGCTGGCCAAG gatGATTTGAAGAAATGTTGTGATGCTCGTTCCAAAGAACTAAAGAAGCAAAACTGTCTGGAGAAAGCAAGGAGCAAAAATCCTTCTAACTGGCGCAAAATT GTTGAAAAAGAAGTCAGTGAAGCACAGGATCTCTCAAATCGTACCAGCTGGAACCTTTTAAAGCAAATGGatcattttgaaaagcaaaaacttGAAGATATGAAG aatgcatttttagaatttatcaaaaTTGAAATGCTTTTCAATTGCAAATGCATTGAACTTTATACAAAAGCATTTAATGTTGTCAAAAGTATCGATTCAGAGGAGGATTTAAAA GATTCTAGTATTAATATCAAAGAAACCATTTTCACCCAGTCAACTGAAGTCCTTACTTCTAGTGATAATATTATCATTACCCAAAGTAAAAGAGAATTAACTGAGGTGATTATTGCTGTTGAAAATTCAGCAGCAGTGGTACCTTATGTTAAGGGCATCAGTAATCttggttcaattttgaactgCCAGTGCAAATTAGATACTAATGCTCTGTTGCTGTAA